A genomic stretch from Pontibacter liquoris includes:
- a CDS encoding DUF983 domain-containing protein, producing MSQPSRLGAILACRCPRCRRGEVFTHSALKLRKFDEMHENCPVCGLHYEVELGFFWGAMYISYAFSVIIVLLTGISLYYLANDPDMWVYLTVVASTVLILTPILFRYARILLLHFFGGITYDPGYEKRMAGAE from the coding sequence ATGAGCCAACCGTCCAGATTGGGAGCCATACTTGCGTGCCGCTGCCCGCGCTGCCGGCGGGGAGAGGTGTTTACCCACTCCGCACTAAAGCTGCGCAAGTTTGATGAGATGCACGAGAACTGCCCCGTGTGCGGCCTGCACTACGAAGTGGAGCTGGGCTTTTTCTGGGGAGCAATGTATATCAGCTATGCTTTCTCGGTGATCATTGTGTTGCTGACTGGCATTTCGCTCTACTACCTGGCCAACGATCCGGACATGTGGGTATACCTGACGGTAGTGGCGTCGACGGTGCTCATCCTTACGCCCATTCTCTTTCGTTATGCACGAATCCTGCTGTTGCATTTCTTTGGCGGCATCACCTACGATCCGGGCTATGAGAAACGCATGGCAGGTGCAGAATAA
- a CDS encoding cytochrome c oxidase subunit I, translated as MSSIDISIDRDVHHAHDEHDEHHDQNFFEKYIFSQDHKVIAKQYLFMGIAWAFIGGFLSILFRMQLGWPEATFTFLEPILGGWVENGKINPEFYLAMVTMHGTIMVFFVLTAGLSGTFSNFLIPLQIGARDMASGFMNMLSFWIFFVASVIMFCSLFIETGPAAGGWTIYPPLSALPQAIQGSGTGMTLWLVSMALFIVSQLLGGVNYITTIINLRTKGMSMSKMPLTMWAFFLTAVLGLLAFPVLFSAALLLIFDRSFGTSFFLSDIYIAGQALQHSGGTPILFQHLFWFLGHPEVYIVIMPAMGLVSEVIATNSRKPIFGYRAMIGSLFGIAVLSFVVWAHHMFVTGMNPFLGSVFMFLTLIIAVPSAVKVFNWLATLWRGNIRFTAAMLFAIGFVSLFISGGLTGIILGNSALDIQLHDTYFVVAHFHLVMGAAAFFGMFCGVYHWFPKMFGRMMDEKLGYVHFWLTFIAVYLVFMPMHYIGIAGFPRRYYAWTGFDSFNTFTDLNTFISLAAILGFSAQFIFLFNFVYSIIKGRRATANPWHSNTIEWTTPINPGHGNWPGALPVVYRWPYDYSKPGAPEDFIPQTVPFSETQSSNLPQEKDFE; from the coding sequence ATGTCTAGTATAGATATCTCCATCGACAGAGATGTACACCATGCACACGACGAGCATGACGAACATCACGACCAGAACTTTTTTGAGAAGTATATCTTTAGCCAGGACCATAAAGTAATTGCCAAGCAATACTTGTTTATGGGTATTGCCTGGGCCTTTATCGGAGGCTTCTTATCGATTCTTTTCCGTATGCAGCTGGGCTGGCCCGAAGCTACGTTCACTTTCCTGGAGCCGATCCTGGGAGGTTGGGTAGAGAACGGAAAGATCAACCCTGAATTTTACCTGGCCATGGTTACCATGCACGGTACCATCATGGTGTTCTTCGTACTGACAGCCGGCCTGAGCGGTACATTCAGTAACTTTTTGATTCCGCTTCAGATCGGTGCCCGCGATATGGCTTCCGGTTTCATGAACATGCTTTCTTTCTGGATCTTCTTTGTTGCCAGTGTGATAATGTTTTGCTCGCTCTTTATCGAAACAGGCCCTGCAGCCGGTGGCTGGACAATTTACCCGCCGCTTAGCGCTTTGCCGCAGGCAATTCAGGGTTCCGGTACGGGTATGACGCTGTGGCTGGTAAGTATGGCACTGTTCATTGTGTCGCAGTTGCTGGGCGGTGTAAACTACATCACTACGATCATTAACCTGCGCACCAAAGGCATGTCGATGTCGAAGATGCCGCTTACCATGTGGGCGTTCTTCCTGACAGCTGTACTTGGTTTATTGGCTTTCCCGGTTCTTTTCTCTGCGGCGTTGCTGCTGATCTTTGACCGAAGCTTTGGTACCAGCTTTTTCTTATCAGATATCTACATCGCCGGACAGGCGCTGCAGCACTCCGGTGGTACACCTATCCTGTTCCAGCACTTGTTCTGGTTCCTGGGTCACCCGGAAGTATACATCGTAATTATGCCGGCCATGGGCCTTGTTTCGGAAGTGATTGCTACAAACTCCCGCAAGCCTATCTTCGGATACCGCGCCATGATCGGTTCGTTGTTCGGTATTGCCGTGCTATCCTTTGTTGTATGGGCGCACCACATGTTCGTGACAGGTATGAATCCGTTCCTGGGTTCGGTCTTCATGTTCCTGACGCTGATCATTGCCGTACCATCGGCTGTAAAAGTATTTAACTGGCTGGCCACGCTTTGGAGAGGTAATATCCGTTTCACAGCGGCTATGTTGTTTGCCATCGGTTTCGTATCGCTCTTTATCTCAGGTGGTCTGACCGGTATCATACTTGGTAACTCAGCCCTGGATATCCAACTGCACGATACCTACTTCGTAGTAGCGCACTTCCACCTGGTAATGGGTGCGGCTGCCTTCTTCGGTATGTTCTGCGGCGTGTACCACTGGTTCCCTAAAATGTTCGGCCGTATGATGGACGAGAAATTGGGCTACGTGCACTTCTGGCTTACCTTTATTGCCGTATACCTGGTGTTCATGCCGATGCACTACATTGGTATTGCCGGTTTCCCAAGAAGATATTATGCCTGGACAGGTTTTGACTCTTTCAACACCTTTACTGACCTGAACACCTTTATCAGCCTTGCCGCTATACTTGGTTTCTCTGCCCAGTTCATCTTCCTGTTCAACTTCGTTTACAGCATCATCAAAGGGCGCAGAGCTACAGCTAACCCATGGCACTCTAATACCATTGAGTGGACGACGCCAATTAACCCGGGCCACGGTAACTGGCCGGGAGCACTTCCTGTGGTTTACAGATGGCCATACGACTATAGCAAGCCGGGAGCACCTGAAGATTTTATTCCGCAAACAGTACCTTTCTCCGAAACGCAGTCATCAAACCTGCCACAGGAGAAAGATTTTGAATAA
- a CDS encoding DUF420 domain-containing protein, producing the protein MNTAKVNNPTSTRDRRFLTLIAVLSVVVPVLVALLFFMPKAGGAKMDVSFLPPFYASINFLTAIALVVGYVNIKKGNIKVHRASMLTAFSLSAIFLVAYVVYHYFGERTEYGGEGALKYAYYFILLTHIVLAIVIVPLVLLSVYFGITGQLSRHRRISRWTFPIWLYVAVTGVLVYLLISPYYS; encoded by the coding sequence ATGAATACAGCAAAAGTAAATAACCCGACAAGTACCCGTGACCGCCGGTTTCTAACTCTTATTGCCGTGCTTTCGGTTGTGGTGCCGGTGCTTGTAGCCTTATTGTTCTTTATGCCCAAAGCGGGCGGCGCTAAAATGGATGTCTCCTTTCTGCCTCCCTTTTATGCCTCCATCAATTTCCTGACGGCTATTGCGCTGGTGGTTGGGTATGTGAATATCAAAAAAGGGAATATCAAAGTACACCGGGCTTCCATGCTGACGGCTTTTAGTTTGTCGGCTATTTTCCTGGTCGCCTACGTGGTGTATCACTACTTTGGCGAAAGAACTGAATACGGTGGCGAGGGCGCCCTGAAGTATGCCTATTATTTTATCCTACTCACGCACATTGTGCTGGCCATTGTTATTGTGCCACTGGTGCTACTGTCGGTATACTTCGGTATCACCGGGCAGTTAAGCCGTCACCGCCGCATCTCCCGCTGGACGTTCCCTATCTGGCTGTATGTGGCAGTAACCGGCGTGCTGGTATACCTGCTCATTTCGCCATATTATTCCTGA
- a CDS encoding SCO family protein, with protein sequence MPLFIFVFVITFGEQHFTLRGYFPQVNAAGEVLRTAKGDTLFKRVPGFHFTNQSGHTITQQQLTQGDGVYVVQFLEKECADSCKIVSTQLMRVQEAFRKNPQVKLASIMVAAAADTVQMLQHIAAQYSADPKKWFFLAGPRAEVYQLASQGFHLPVGEQQNIASHKVWLVDKEGHVRGIYKGAKVTDIDRLNMEINVLLDEYSKSK encoded by the coding sequence GTGCCTCTTTTTATTTTTGTATTTGTGATCACCTTTGGTGAACAGCATTTTACATTAAGAGGCTATTTCCCGCAGGTCAATGCGGCCGGTGAAGTGCTGCGAACGGCGAAAGGGGATACCCTTTTTAAACGCGTTCCCGGTTTTCATTTTACCAACCAATCCGGCCATACCATAACCCAACAGCAACTCACGCAGGGAGACGGCGTTTATGTCGTGCAGTTTTTAGAGAAGGAGTGTGCCGACAGCTGTAAGATTGTTTCGACGCAACTTATGCGCGTGCAGGAGGCTTTCAGGAAGAACCCCCAGGTGAAGCTTGCCTCTATCATGGTGGCTGCCGCGGCTGATACGGTCCAGATGCTGCAGCACATTGCCGCCCAATACAGCGCCGATCCTAAAAAATGGTTTTTCCTGGCTGGCCCTCGCGCTGAAGTATACCAACTGGCTTCACAGGGGTTTCACCTGCCAGTAGGGGAACAGCAAAACATAGCAAGCCATAAAGTATGGCTGGTAGATAAGGAAGGCCATGTGCGCGGCATCTATAAAGGTGCAAAGGTCACCGATATTGACCGGCTTAACATGGAAATAAACGTACTGCTTGATGAATACAGCAAAAGTAAATAA
- a CDS encoding cytochrome c oxidase subunit 3: protein MSTSTTLEAPNTGTWDGGNEPFKASYGKLMMWFFLLSDAFTFGSFLIVYGLSRHKHLPYTGSPEAFTFSTEWWPIPEKVFNAFPGFHGVDLPLAFVALMTMILILSSVTMVLAVEAGHRMDKNDVQKWLLWTILFGATFLGCQAIEWSHFIEGTEAGMVMSDGTIFHGANLTMNQYGPPLFADLFFFITGFHGTHVFSGVILLIMIFVNTVNGVYQKRGHYEMVEKVGLYWHFVDLVWVFVFTFFYLI from the coding sequence ATGTCTACTTCAACTACGCTGGAAGCACCAAACACAGGTACATGGGATGGCGGTAACGAGCCATTCAAAGCGAGCTATGGAAAACTCATGATGTGGTTTTTCCTGCTTTCGGATGCATTTACGTTTGGATCGTTTCTGATTGTTTACGGATTATCCCGTCACAAGCATTTACCTTATACGGGTTCGCCGGAAGCATTTACGTTTTCTACCGAATGGTGGCCTATCCCTGAGAAAGTGTTTAACGCCTTCCCTGGTTTCCATGGTGTGGATCTGCCTCTGGCTTTCGTGGCCTTAATGACCATGATCTTGATCCTAAGCTCGGTAACGATGGTACTGGCTGTAGAAGCTGGCCACCGCATGGATAAGAACGACGTGCAGAAATGGTTGTTGTGGACGATCCTGTTTGGTGCCACCTTTTTGGGTTGCCAGGCGATTGAGTGGTCGCACTTTATCGAAGGAACAGAAGCCGGTATGGTAATGTCTGACGGAACGATCTTCCATGGGGCTAACCTGACGATGAACCAGTATGGGCCGCCCTTATTTGCCGACCTGTTCTTCTTTATCACTGGTTTCCATGGTACCCACGTATTCTCCGGCGTTATCCTGCTGATCATGATCTTTGTGAACACAGTGAATGGCGTATATCAGAAGCGTGGCCACTACGAAATGGTGGAAAAAGTAGGTCTTTACTGGCACTTTGTAGACCTTGTTTGGGTATTTGTATTTACCTTCTTCTACCTGATATAA
- a CDS encoding COX15/CtaA family protein, producing MAIKSFQSKRFRTIGILTVVAVYFLILVGGIVRSTGSGMGCPDWPKCFGSWVPPTDVSQLPADYLEVYKQQRIEKNQKLAAYLSKFGFEDVSAAIFSHPSQFIETEFNPTKTLIEYVNRLVGVLIGIFIFLTLLYSVPFLKQDRTIFYLSLGSFILVGFQGWLGSIVVSTNLLPVTITIHMALALILVAMLQYAVTRANRQEITESFEYSPKVQSMLWLVALITFGQILLGTQVREEVDLVAFMMNGVNRDQWIDKLGIDFYVHRSFSIIVLGLYVFLAYLIYQLQDKHMSKLANIMLLLVGVEIVVGIILAYFAIPPFLQPVHLTLAALLFGVQFQLLISNHYASQKAIKKSVVSSI from the coding sequence ATGGCAATTAAATCTTTTCAGTCTAAAAGATTTAGAACGATTGGCATACTGACCGTAGTGGCAGTATACTTCCTGATATTAGTTGGAGGAATCGTGCGCAGCACCGGGTCCGGGATGGGATGCCCTGACTGGCCCAAGTGCTTTGGCAGCTGGGTTCCTCCAACTGATGTCAGCCAGTTGCCGGCTGATTACCTGGAGGTTTATAAACAACAGCGGATAGAGAAGAATCAGAAACTGGCGGCTTATCTGAGTAAGTTCGGGTTTGAAGATGTTTCTGCCGCTATTTTTTCGCATCCAAGCCAGTTTATAGAAACGGAGTTTAACCCTACCAAAACGCTCATCGAGTATGTGAACCGGCTGGTGGGTGTCTTGATCGGGATCTTTATTTTCCTGACCCTGCTTTACTCCGTGCCTTTCCTGAAACAGGATCGCACGATTTTTTACCTGTCGTTGGGGAGTTTTATACTGGTGGGATTTCAGGGATGGTTAGGCTCCATTGTGGTTTCTACAAACCTGCTGCCTGTAACCATTACCATCCACATGGCCCTGGCCCTGATTCTGGTAGCGATGCTGCAATATGCCGTTACTAGGGCAAACAGGCAGGAGATTACCGAAAGCTTTGAATACTCGCCCAAGGTGCAAAGCATGCTCTGGCTTGTGGCGCTGATCACATTCGGGCAAATCTTACTTGGCACGCAGGTGCGTGAAGAAGTGGACCTGGTAGCCTTCATGATGAACGGCGTAAACCGGGACCAGTGGATCGATAAGTTGGGCATTGATTTTTATGTGCACCGTTCTTTCTCCATCATTGTGCTGGGCTTGTATGTATTCTTGGCCTATCTGATTTACCAATTGCAGGACAAGCACATGTCGAAGCTGGCAAACATCATGTTGCTGTTGGTAGGAGTAGAGATCGTAGTAGGAATCATACTCGCTTATTTTGCCATACCTCCCTTTCTGCAGCCGGTGCACTTAACACTGGCAGCCCTGTTGTTCGGGGTGCAGTTTCAGTTATTGATCAGTAATCATTACGCCTCTCAGAAGGCGATTAAAAAGTCAGTAGTAAGTTCTATATAA
- a CDS encoding sensor histidine kinase, producing the protein MNRKLTPFALLFVSLLCFMATAALHFNVLFNQYAAENAAEVKNIAGRVQHCIDDATNEADAIGRQLKQNTVSFSSLLRQTHYPTFIYKGSRLIFWSNHTIIPELYFGSVPNQPSVVSNEYGTFIVVPRQSQYYTIFTFIPLQVDYSIRNSFLTPKLDEAIFRKTDLRLDLDPQAKLPQVRTRQHTFLFAVDFKAGRNQSGSENLQLALLALGSFFFILFSIVLSRRFLQRGQYNTGIALLLFLLFIFRIALLLLNLPFSIAETELFDPRLYAASFWSPSIGDLALNMLLLTTIAGSGIYLFQKNKAWLYLKLLPQTKSRLLQLGCFVAFYLLLVLLYRFYYGVYHNSPLVLDVSQSLEFTRYKLIIYGVMLLHTISLSMFTYILATMVSLLLQRETKLWAYQLLALTGVVMALLAVVMAPQMLVLMLLGTLFWFLIVLATHYRQTINSPYRTYLFFFLVVIISALMGAYALYNHYQGELKMYKQDFAYKLLKDNDVLGEYLLEHVADSIAGDALIQAKMMGPYVDADFIKRKITKQYLRNYFDKYETSVLLFDYRGRTLESRDTTASTLQELRRKYDTPQTRTERHNLFLVKDPTRYNARTYFKLIEVPVGNWQKGTIVLQLTLKKLLPNSVVPELLVDRKSNEPFRMDMLSYAIYGNRQLRYSEGEYDYATNFNKRLLRRPELYQQGANQGNYHHLGIKGDNGQTLVITTEKYGGREVLSNFSFLFLMFIAGLIVSGFIYLLTQRHRYREFSPNFSTKIQIFLNFGILLPLLLVSITTASLVTASYKKDLMNAYEQRGEAIQENLGRLLDSHLLVQRKGLIQKVEEVASIAEADVNLYDRNGRLLVTSQPLIFEAGLLSKLVNPEAFAAISERQALRVLLEEQAGNLSFNAVYLPLHSNRNPGELQGFIGIPFFDSEKQLDLKLIELVTTTMNIFSVMFIVFMVLTFFASRALTVPLRMLADKLKRTSLTGKNEMLAYKGADEIGMLVNEYNRMLLTLEQNKVDLAMQEKEAAWREMARQVAHEIKNPLTPMKLSLQYLQKAIAEKKPNTEELISKISHTLITQINILSDIATSFSSFTSMPEPKTERMDVAAALQKAVDLHNDPATAVLTTAIPVEAVMVMADESLLVRTFNNLLLNAIQAVPASRKPHLKVALQSGADHSVLISIQDNGSGIPDDIRDKVFIPNFSTKYTGSGIGLAVAKKGIENAGGRIWFETESGKGTTFYISLPLARG; encoded by the coding sequence TTGAACCGGAAGTTAACGCCCTTTGCGCTTTTGTTTGTCTCGTTGCTGTGTTTTATGGCCACAGCAGCGCTCCATTTCAACGTACTTTTCAATCAGTATGCTGCCGAAAATGCCGCCGAAGTAAAAAACATTGCCGGGCGCGTGCAGCATTGCATTGACGATGCGACCAATGAAGCCGATGCCATTGGCCGGCAACTGAAACAGAATACCGTTTCTTTCTCCTCCCTGCTGCGGCAAACGCATTATCCAACCTTCATCTACAAAGGCAGCCGGCTGATATTCTGGTCCAACCACACCATCATACCGGAGTTATACTTTGGAAGCGTACCCAACCAACCTTCCGTGGTCAGCAACGAGTATGGCACCTTCATCGTCGTGCCTCGCCAGTCGCAGTACTACACCATCTTTACCTTTATCCCGCTGCAGGTTGATTACAGTATCCGAAACAGCTTTCTAACCCCGAAGCTGGATGAGGCGATATTCCGGAAAACAGACCTGCGCCTAGACCTAGACCCGCAGGCAAAGCTGCCGCAGGTGCGCACGCGCCAGCATACGTTCCTTTTTGCCGTGGATTTTAAAGCTGGTAGAAACCAATCCGGTTCCGAAAACCTGCAGCTAGCCTTGCTGGCACTGGGCTCCTTCTTTTTCATCCTTTTCAGTATCGTGCTAAGCCGCCGTTTTTTGCAGCGCGGGCAGTATAACACGGGCATTGCGTTGTTGCTCTTTCTGCTTTTCATTTTTCGGATTGCGCTGCTGCTGCTTAACCTGCCTTTTTCCATTGCCGAAACCGAGCTCTTCGACCCACGGTTGTATGCCGCCTCCTTCTGGTCGCCCTCTATCGGGGATCTGGCGCTAAACATGCTGCTGCTGACCACCATAGCCGGGAGCGGCATTTATTTATTTCAGAAAAACAAAGCCTGGTTATACCTTAAGCTGCTTCCGCAAACCAAAAGCCGGCTGCTGCAGCTAGGGTGCTTTGTAGCGTTTTACCTGTTGCTTGTGCTGCTGTACCGGTTCTATTACGGTGTGTACCATAACTCGCCGCTGGTGCTGGACGTGAGCCAGTCGCTGGAATTTACCCGCTATAAACTCATCATCTATGGGGTGATGCTGCTGCATACCATCTCGCTCAGTATGTTCACCTACATTCTGGCCACGATGGTGTCGCTGCTGCTGCAGCGGGAAACAAAGCTGTGGGCCTATCAGCTGCTAGCTCTTACTGGCGTGGTGATGGCCTTGCTGGCGGTAGTGATGGCGCCGCAGATGCTGGTCCTGATGCTGCTGGGCACGCTGTTCTGGTTTCTGATCGTGCTGGCCACCCATTACCGGCAAACGATCAACTCCCCTTACCGCACCTACCTGTTTTTCTTTCTGGTGGTCATCATCAGTGCCTTGATGGGGGCTTATGCGCTTTATAACCACTACCAGGGCGAGCTGAAGATGTATAAGCAGGACTTTGCCTACAAACTGCTGAAGGATAACGATGTGCTGGGCGAGTACCTGCTGGAGCATGTAGCCGACAGCATTGCCGGCGATGCCCTGATACAGGCAAAGATGATGGGTCCCTATGTGGATGCAGACTTTATCAAGCGCAAGATCACCAAGCAGTACCTGCGCAATTATTTCGACAAGTATGAAACAAGCGTGCTGCTGTTCGATTACCGGGGCCGCACCCTAGAAAGCCGCGATACCACGGCTTCCACCCTGCAGGAGTTGCGCCGCAAGTATGACACGCCGCAAACCCGCACCGAACGCCACAACCTGTTTCTGGTAAAGGACCCCACCCGCTACAATGCCCGCACCTACTTTAAACTGATCGAAGTGCCAGTGGGCAATTGGCAGAAAGGCACCATTGTGCTGCAGCTCACCCTTAAAAAATTGCTGCCTAACAGTGTGGTGCCCGAGCTTTTGGTAGATCGCAAGAGTAACGAGCCGTTCCGGATGGATATGCTGAGCTATGCCATTTACGGTAACCGGCAACTGCGCTACAGCGAAGGAGAGTATGACTACGCCACCAACTTTAACAAGCGCCTGCTGCGCCGGCCGGAGCTGTACCAGCAGGGGGCTAATCAGGGCAATTATCACCACCTGGGCATCAAAGGTGACAACGGGCAAACGCTCGTTATTACCACCGAGAAGTATGGCGGCCGCGAAGTGCTGTCTAACTTTTCGTTCCTGTTTCTGATGTTCATCGCGGGCCTTATCGTGAGTGGCTTTATATACCTGCTCACGCAGCGGCACCGCTACCGGGAGTTCAGTCCCAACTTCAGCACCAAGATCCAGATCTTTCTTAATTTCGGCATTTTGCTACCGCTCTTGCTGGTAAGTATAACCACCGCCAGTCTGGTAACCGCCTCCTACAAAAAAGATCTGATGAATGCGTATGAGCAGCGGGGCGAGGCCATCCAGGAAAACCTGGGTAGGCTGCTGGACAGTCACTTGCTGGTACAGCGAAAAGGATTGATACAAAAAGTGGAGGAGGTCGCCTCTATTGCTGAGGCCGACGTGAACCTCTACGACCGGAACGGCAGACTGCTGGTAACCAGCCAGCCGCTGATATTTGAAGCGGGCCTGTTGTCCAAGCTTGTAAACCCCGAAGCCTTTGCGGCTATTTCAGAACGGCAGGCCCTACGGGTGTTGCTCGAAGAGCAGGCGGGGAACCTCTCGTTTAACGCGGTCTACCTGCCGCTGCATTCCAACAGGAACCCGGGCGAGCTGCAGGGCTTTATCGGCATTCCGTTCTTCGACTCTGAAAAACAATTGGACCTTAAACTTATCGAGCTCGTTACCACTACCATGAATATTTTCTCGGTGATGTTTATCGTGTTTATGGTGCTCACTTTCTTTGCCTCGCGCGCGTTGACGGTGCCGCTGCGTATGCTGGCCGATAAACTGAAACGCACCTCGCTGACGGGCAAAAACGAGATGCTGGCTTATAAAGGGGCGGATGAGATCGGGATGCTGGTAAACGAGTATAACCGTATGCTGCTTACCCTGGAGCAAAACAAAGTGGACCTGGCAATGCAGGAAAAGGAGGCGGCCTGGCGCGAGATGGCCCGCCAGGTAGCTCACGAGATCAAGAACCCGCTCACGCCGATGAAGCTCTCGCTGCAGTACCTGCAAAAAGCCATTGCCGAAAAGAAACCGAACACTGAAGAACTGATCAGTAAAATTTCCCACACGCTTATCACCCAGATCAATATCCTGAGCGATATTGCTACCTCTTTCTCCAGCTTTACGTCCATGCCGGAGCCTAAAACGGAGCGGATGGATGTGGCGGCTGCGCTGCAAAAAGCCGTGGACCTGCACAACGACCCTGCCACAGCCGTGCTCACTACGGCCATTCCTGTAGAGGCTGTGATGGTGATGGCCGATGAAAGCCTGCTGGTACGGACCTTTAATAACCTGCTGCTGAACGCCATCCAGGCGGTGCCGGCCAGCCGCAAGCCGCACCTGAAAGTGGCCTTGCAGTCCGGAGCCGATCACTCGGTGCTTATCTCCATCCAGGATAATGGCAGCGGTATTCCGGACGACATCCGGGACAAGGTCTTCATCCCGAATTTCAGCACCAAGTATACCGGTTCCGGTATCGGGCTGGCGGTTGCTAAAAAAGGAATTG
- a CDS encoding cytochrome C oxidase subunit IV family protein: MAMHTDHAHDVEHVGELPKPQTKAIWRTFIILVAITALEFLIAFTMDSGTVRNAIFIILTVLKAFYIVGEFMHLKHETKGLIWSILIPMALVVWLMVALISEGTYYFESVTNYFR, translated from the coding sequence ATGGCAATGCATACTGATCACGCCCACGATGTAGAGCACGTTGGCGAGCTTCCCAAGCCACAGACCAAAGCAATCTGGCGAACGTTTATTATTCTGGTAGCCATCACGGCACTCGAGTTCCTAATTGCCTTTACCATGGATTCGGGTACGGTAAGAAACGCGATCTTCATTATACTTACTGTACTGAAGGCGTTTTATATCGTTGGAGAGTTCATGCACCTGAAGCACGAAACCAAAGGCCTGATCTGGTCGATCCTTATCCCAATGGCACTGGTAGTATGGCTGATGGTGGCTTTGATCTCTGAAGGCACGTATTACTTTGAGTCTGTTACGAATTACTTCAGATAA
- the cyoE gene encoding heme o synthase, which translates to MLTQQSESLLPHSIMVQKAAAYFKLLKFRLSLVVAFSSAIGFILGETDASFLNIVLVMLGGLLVTGSANIINQIIEKDLDKLMKRTAKRPLPTGQVSVTEAIVYCVLLGVSGLTLLALNFNVLTAVLSFISLLLYGFVYTPMKRINPICVFIGAIPGGMPPLIGWVAATGVLGVEAWILFGIQFIWQFPHFWAIAWVLDDDYKKAGFKMLPTAGGKDLKTAIQIMIYTLLLLPLSLLPLQFGMSGSTSALIAIVCGVLFLAQTFYLMRTCSKKAAMSIMFGSFLYLPIVQIAFVLDKVTI; encoded by the coding sequence ATGTTAACGCAGCAATCAGAATCGCTACTGCCACATAGTATTATGGTACAAAAAGCAGCAGCGTATTTTAAACTTCTGAAGTTCAGATTAAGCCTGGTAGTTGCTTTTTCGAGTGCCATTGGCTTTATACTGGGGGAGACGGATGCCAGCTTTCTCAATATTGTGCTGGTTATGCTGGGCGGGCTTCTGGTAACAGGATCAGCCAACATCATTAACCAGATCATTGAAAAGGACCTGGACAAGCTCATGAAGCGCACGGCAAAGCGTCCGTTGCCTACCGGGCAGGTTTCCGTAACAGAAGCTATCGTATACTGCGTTTTACTTGGCGTTTCCGGTTTAACGTTGCTGGCGTTAAATTTTAACGTGCTTACAGCCGTGCTCTCGTTTATTTCGCTGCTGCTGTATGGTTTTGTGTACACACCAATGAAGCGGATCAATCCCATCTGTGTGTTCATCGGAGCCATACCAGGCGGTATGCCGCCCCTGATCGGGTGGGTAGCAGCTACCGGGGTGCTGGGCGTAGAAGCCTGGATCTTATTCGGGATACAGTTTATCTGGCAGTTCCCGCATTTCTGGGCTATTGCCTGGGTGCTGGATGATGATTACAAGAAAGCCGGTTTTAAAATGCTGCCTACAGCGGGCGGCAAAGATCTGAAAACAGCCATCCAGATCATGATTTATACCTTGCTGCTGTTGCCTTTAAGCCTGCTGCCCCTGCAGTTTGGCATGTCGGGGAGCACGTCTGCGCTGATTGCCATTGTTTGCGGCGTTTTGTTTCTGGCGCAAACATTTTACCTCATGCGCACCTGCTCTAAAAAAGCAGCAATGTCGATTATGTTTGGGTCTTTTTTATATCTGCCAATCGTGCAGATAGCCTTTGTATTAGATAAAGTTACTATATGA
- a CDS encoding cytochrome c oxidase subunit 3 has protein sequence MNMVAKINEERDNAAGVHPLKFALWLIIVSIIMMFAAFTSAYIVRRAEGNWLEIDLPSILLINTVIIVLSSVTMQWAYFAAKKNNLNMVKMMLLVTLGLGIAFLIGQWNAWGELVKDNVYFGGSGANPAGSFLYVLTGVHGFHIITGLIFLLAVLAASLKFRVHSKKMLRIQLCTIYWHFLGGLWLYLYVFLLANH, from the coding sequence ATGAACATGGTTGCCAAAATAAATGAGGAGAGAGATAACGCCGCAGGAGTGCATCCATTAAAGTTTGCCTTGTGGTTGATTATTGTAAGTATAATCATGATGTTTGCAGCTTTTACGAGCGCTTACATTGTGCGGCGCGCGGAAGGAAACTGGCTGGAAATTGACCTGCCCAGCATCCTGCTGATAAATACCGTGATTATTGTGCTGAGCAGCGTAACCATGCAATGGGCTTATTTTGCTGCCAAGAAAAATAACCTGAACATGGTAAAGATGATGCTGCTTGTGACCTTAGGGTTGGGCATCGCTTTTCTGATCGGGCAGTGGAATGCCTGGGGTGAGCTGGTAAAGGACAACGTATACTTTGGTGGTTCAGGTGCCAACCCGGCGGGCTCATTTTTATATGTACTCACCGGCGTGCACGGGTTCCACATCATCACCGGACTGATCTTTTTGTTAGCGGTTTTAGCCGCAAGTTTGAAATTTAGAGTACACTCTAAAAAAATGCTCCGTATACAGTTATGTACTATATACTGGCACTTTTTAGGAGGACTTTGGCTATATTTGTACGTCTTCTTATTGGCAAATCACTAA